The genome window CTACTTTGAGGAACAATGTCCGTTCCCGTGCTTGGGGAGCTGCTATTGGTTGCAGTTATCGTGTGGAGCGCTGTTGGATCGTGAAGGTAAAAAAGCACTTGTAGTCAATATGTTCACtttaattcttttatttaaGATAAATGCTGAgattgctctctctctctctctctctctctctctctccttcccATATTTTTTCACCCCAGAAAGGAGGTGGAACCATCGATCTCGAGCCATGTCTTACTCATACCTCAACAGTTGAGCCAACACTTGCGCCGGTGGTTGTGGAAAGAACAATGACTACAAGGGCTGCAGCTTCGGTAGcaaattttatctaattttagTCAATAATTAATCTAGCATTCTGTGTTGGTCTTACTTTTTAAAGCATAAATAATTGATTCGCCAATATGTCTCTAATTACAATGTTTTGAATTTCGTATCAACTTAATCTTTTAGCATAACTCTATTGCAGCAGATATTTGTAATAATATAGCTTTGTTCGCTGTTAGCATCACACTGTCTTTGTTAAAAGCTCTTAACAAATTATGTATAAGAACTTATGGCATAGTAATTCAAATCATAATATCTGTATCATGAAATGTTCTGTTTTCCGGAAGTACTATGTTCACACCACAGGTATGTGTACGGTTGTGCGCTGCAGTTTCCTCCTTTAAGAATAGTTAGTTGGAACTCAAGACTAGGAACCTGTTTCATACTCTCATGTTCAACGTAGGATCCCTTTTGTTCAATTACATGGATACTCATCTGTGTTATTGATCTAGTAGACCGACCTTGTCGGATTGTCAAAATTATTCAtgtcaaaattaataatttggcAGAAAATCTTTCATTAGAGTCCGGTTGTTTAAGCATTTTTAATTCTCATTCAGGTAGTTATGGCAAAAAGTAAAAGTCAATACTTTTAGTTAGAATATAACTTGGTATTCGATCTCGTTGATGATCTACGAGTTAGTGCTGTTATCATGAACCGGGACAGTTAGAATATGTCTAGATCAAAATGAATGGTGCTCTAGAAGTAAATATCCGCTTATTAGCAtcatttatatgtgtgtgtgtgtgtgtgagtgagTGTGTGTAAATATATTCACTTATTTGTTCTTCTTTCTACAGAATGCATTGAGGCAGCAGAGATTTGTACGTGAAGTTACGATACAGTACAACCTCTGTAACGAGCCTTGGTATGATCTGGATGTTCCTCTGTTGATTTTACGTTATGATCTTTGCTTATGCCCAATGATTTCTGAGAATAGATAATGTCTTTCCTTTATAGATAGTTTGCTCCAAAAGTTATGGCAACTACGTAAGCTTGTTCTGAATACATATTTGTGATCCCAGTTTATTCAAATAGAGCTTGTGAGAATTTGCAAGATCAAAGTCAATTATCAACAATTTGGTTTTTTATGATTTCCTGGAATGCTCGtcatcaatatttatatatagtgtACATATGttgtaattttaatgttgatatataAAATGGCAATGTTGTACATTTCTCGATGAATTTTAGATCCGTTTTTACCATAAAAATTGGCCTACAAATTTCAGCACTACCCAGCGCTCTCCTTTCAGTATTTGAATTGTTTAAGCTTCTTTGGGAATTCGTCAAATTCTTGACTTGATGTTCTTTGCATTAACAGATTTGATTCATCAGAAATCCATTTCACACTTGGTTCCAAATTCACTAATATAATGAGGCTGTTCCTCTGTTTCTATGTTTTACATACCAGGATCAAATACAGTATAAGTGCTGTTGCTGACAAGGGTCTGAAAAAGCCCTTTTTTACATCTGCCCGCTTGAAAATGGGAGAAGTGTTGTATCTGGAAAGTCATTATTGCAGGTATAATTCTGTTTGATTAGTGTTTGCCTGTTCCATGTTGGAATCATCATCAGCAACTGAGGTGTCAACATTCATAAGCCGTCAATGACTTGCTAGTAACAACTTTAATAGtgattatgatagaataatgtaaCTGTGACCTGAAAAGTACTTCTAGTAGAACAATTAAGTTTTTGGATCTCCCACCATTTATTGTTGATAGTATTTTTAAGTGGAGAGGACTGTTATTCCAATTGGTTAAACCACAAACCAGAATAGTTAGTAATTTTCATTGTTTCTGTTCAAAGATTGGATGCATAAACGAACCTTGTGCACCAATATGGACTTGTTCTGAAACTGCTTGAACCTGCATATTTGTCGgtcaatattaattatttaataggTCGAAACTACAGTTTTGGAAGGGGATGTGACACTATGGCCTCGTTTGGTAGGCTGTAACCCAGCGTAGTAACCCAGACTTCCTTGGAACTTGTCTCACTTACAGTGTTTGgttatatgatattaaaattaaacaatGTAACCTAGACTTCCATGGAATCTCAACTTCCTGTGAAACGGTGTAACCTAGTTACATAGTTGAAACGTGGTTACTCTGGGTTACACAGTTGTTTgctttttattagtttttattaaaatattataattttacatatttagatatatcatggtcaaattacaaaatttaaattataaaaattatattatatcaaaattaattatttaataatataatattttctatttagGATCTATTCATATTACATATATcaattattacaaataatattttttttttccttaataatatttactatattttattatatatgtgtgttttacattaataatttatccatcttataatatttttatttatttttcatctcagattttgaaacataaattttattatatattttatttatttttatttagatattactaatattatattaatatatcatctcattcaaataatctttttatattttataaatcttatttattatattacgctagcattcatattattttatagtacactcaaatcatttttattttatttatatgtctATAAGGTGTTAATCTGATATTATCTAaattgtcaaaattttatagTTACATGACCTGTATAAAGTATCAACCAAACACTGTATTTTTGAGTTTCACAGTAGACACACACTGTAACCTAGTTCCACGTAAGTGTGGGTTCCTGTGTAACTATAAATCCGTGGAAACAAACAAGGCCTATAGTATAGAAATCATGAACTCTCATTTTGTTCACCAATGTTAAGAAAAGTTATCAAGATGCTAACACTGGCAGGTTATATACTAATTTGTACCACAAACTAAATATAATGAATGTGATCGTAATGATttgtattcatatatatatagggtcacgCTCTATGGAGAACACGTTTTAGTGTGAGAAAACTATTGTTCTGCTGCATAACAATAGGACATtcaaaaagtaaaatatttgcaaaacagTTGTGCACTTTTAGTTCAGAACAACTGTTCTCACTGGAATcactgcacacacacacacacacacacacacatataaatgcatcacatatttgataaaatttatacCTATAGACAATTAATGATgatattaatttgaattcagTATAAAAAAGTCCTTTAAATCAAGATAAGAACATGCGTCTCTTATTACGTATATTTGCATCTTTACtaatctgtctttaggtctttgGTGGAAGTACAATAAGTTTCTAGTTGATACTGTCACTAGATACATTTTgcaatataaatgtatatattctccctccgtccctctatCTATATACATATCTATAACCTAGTTTTACATGTTActgtttttttcttaatataaattatctCAGAATGAAGCAAGTTCGAAAATCTGGTATGATGCGATTAATAATAAGTAAATAATGCTTAATAGTTCTGTGTCCAGACCGATTTTTAAAGTATGGTATCACTATTGTTCGTATGTAGGCATATCCCGAATTGTATTTATGTGTTTCCCTTGTTTCAGTAATGTAATGAGGTGTAAATGTACATTTTCACGTTTCAGTATTGTTCTTGATAAGTTTATATACAATGTAGTGTACATACTTAAGTTATGCTAGTTGATATACTGGTATGCCTCAACTGTATATGTCATCAGTCAtcctataaaaatatataagtatcgaaaaatttaatatatgaaccACTGCAAGGTACTTGAGGAGTTAAAACCACTATTTGACTTCACAATTGATAAATTATGTGTCCGTTCTAATATATTGGCGTGCCTGCAGATATGAGCTCTGCTTTAGTGGAGAAAAGATGGTCAAGACAGCAATAGCGGGTCTTGCAAGCCCAGCTGAAGCGGAGAGATCTCAAAGTCACTATTCTAACGGCGCAAATGGTGAGAAGAGTTCAACTGATGGTGACAATGGTATAGTTGATGTCTTTCGATGGTCACGCTGTAAGAAGCCACTCCCCCAACCAATGATGTTGTCTATAGGGATTCCGCTCCCCCTTGATCATGTGGAGGTATACAATTGCTAACCTGTTTGTTTTGGTTTCTTTACCTGAATCAGAACCCTGTTTTTCTTGTATATTATCTCCTGATTGATCCGAAGAAACGAATACGAAAGAAAGAACCTAAGAAACCATATGCACGTAGGAATTTgaagtgttttaaaaatctaaacaaATTCAGCAtcatatcataatttttaactttttatatacTGTATAGGTATTTTCGTGTTATTTTTTTCCTCAAAAACTCCACTTGGAAGCTATATATAAATCCAATAAATGGACTACTAGCACTAAATACGTCCTAGTTACAATCTACTATTCCActgcttttaaaaaaaatcgaacAGTCAGACAGTATGACTATTCCATTGCTTCAGTATATTGAATGTCTTCGGACTTTCAAACCTGTAAATACAGAAACCATAAACCACTTATTCAACACTTGATTACAACAAGCTTTATATCTCTAGAAATACAGATTTTAGTCTTCATTAATTGACAATCCTTAATGGAAATATAACAATCTATACGCAATTAAATGGCTGTATGGCCCTTCTGCAGCAAAGTAGTTATTGGAGCCTGACATTTTTTATGATCTCACAAGTTCGTTATATTTATGTATACTGTCAGGTGGTACTGTGTTATAGCCATCAAGACAAGGATAGTAGTTTTTGGTTATATTTACTATTCTACATTTCTGCTAAAGAGTCACTAATAATTACCTAATGGTATGTCGGTCGGTACTATGGGCCTAACGGGCTTCAAGTAGTATAGATTAGTATGATGGTATTAGTCACATTATATACTAAATAGCTAAAATTGTTGATAACAGTGATTAATCTATACCCTTTATTGTGAAACCCCTTTCAATGGTACTTTCACCCCTAGAttctaaataatcaaaaaaataaaacaaaatattttataattcaaaGTAATACTTTGTAATTTTCATAAAGATCTAACTAAAAATTAAACTGTctgaaactaaatttttttgtagtatattagatatataactaatatatatgattattcaTACTgaacaaataattataattaaatcctGTCCTTGTTCAAACATAGTTCTAACTTCTAACAGAATTTTATTATAGTTGAAACCCTTTTTGTTGGTACAAAGTACCAAATCTGATTGTTACcgatcattattattataattgttgttgttatattattattattaataatttatgattaaaaGATATAATCTgacttaattaaaattataaatcttgTTTAATTATGCAACTATATTTACATACAataaaacatcaaaattttatttcggaatcttaattttatgaCAACATTTGTGATAGTATCAATACTAATAttagtttataaaaatatatttttatattaaaattaaaaatagtgtagttagaattatatatacaatattggACCTAATCTACAACCTTTTTGACTATATTATAAACAACAAAAGTTTTATACTGTTTATTGACCCGATCAAATTTTATGTAtaactattttaaatttatttaatatagacTCTTGTCTTGCACTGTTCTGTGTGTACTTGAATGTATTATTAAAAAGTTTTGAGAATATCTTTTTGAGCCGAACTGTTATAATTAGTCCTTTATAAGTCATGTAATTCAACATGTTCAGTAGCTTATAGACATgatgttatatattattatatttacctGTTATGGGATGCTATTTCATACATATTCGCTTGTGTGGATGGCATTACTTGAAGTGCAGAAACTTATATGTACtgtttttttctatttatttatttttctaatacaTGTCCTCTCTTAATCAGCTTGGTTTTGTTTATCAACTATCCTTTAAAAGTGAGATAATGTTGAATTTAGTGTTCTGATAAGCGCAATGAGCCAATGACATGACGTTAGGGGTTGtatttctattcaaaatttagtcatttaCAGCTAATGGCATTTCTGTAAATTTCCATCTTAGCTTTTTGTGTTGTATCCTCATGAGGGACTGGATGAcaaacaaaaattagaattgtGTTTTATCTGCTTTCTgtaagtatatataatttatttggattCGTGGAGAAATTCGGGTTAATTTTTGTTGCTACCACAGCTTGATAATCCTGTGGTAGAATTAATACCAGTATTACTGTGTTATATATTGCTGTCCACAAGATACTTTATGAATACATTAATCATAAATGCCCATGACAGATCTTGGAGGATAATCTGGAATGGGAAGATATTGAGTGGTCGCAAACAGGAGTTTGGATAGCTGGAAAGGAATATCCGCTTGCTCGGGTGCACTTTCTCTCTCCAAACAAGTAAAGATTCAATGCATTGTGGCGCCGTGCCTTGTATTCGTGAAAGATTTCATGCATTCCGGCGTGCATTCTCAATTAAAGTCACCAACTTGTGTTAGAAGGTTTTTATTTACTCATAATAATGTATTGTCCTACCATGTATGGTGGTGATCATGCGTTATGAACTTGTTAGATATTTGGTAAGATTGTTGTGCTGAATCATCTGCAGATGTTGATAGACATGCGACTTTTAAGTTGATTAAATAAGTTCAAAAAACACAAACAGGACTTGTCTTTGACAAGATGTGTGCATAAGCTtgttaattagaattaaaacaaagaatGTTGCCAAATCATTTCTAGTGCAGTAAATACGTGTCATGATAGTTGATAAGTTGTATCCGCGTTGTCTAGTCGTGTATACATCTCTTACTGTTCACCATATCTCTAATCATTTgtacatatttaaatttctaGCTCTCATAAATTAAGGGACTCCCATCTCCGCAAAGGGGCTTAAAGTCCTTAATGAAGAATACAGTACTCCCTCCACATCAATCCATTACGATTACAGTACATGCGGAATGTAAATAataaagtagtgtgaaaatTAGGGCTGTCAAACGAATAATTCAGATACGGATATGCTTATATCCATATCCGTAATTGTcagattcggatacggataatattttctttacttcggatacggataatattcGCTTTTACTCAGATACGAATGCAGATATTTCGGACGGATGTCAATTTTTTTGATGGCCCTTCGTATTGACAATGATTTTAGAACTATTTTTTACGACTAAACTcaactaatattatatatgtataaaatatttgtataattatataaattttgtataaatgtaTTATCTAATGCATATACACACGCCACAAGctattagaatatatttttaattatatataattatatatacatatattctatatatatttaatattatatataaatttaatttcagattcggatacggataatatccgttttttCTCGGATATGAATGCGGATTTTTAGGACGGATAGCAGATCTTTCGAATTTTTTTTGACAGGTGTATCACACAAAAAAGAGTAATTTGCTGGTTGCCCTGAAAACTTCAGGGGCCAGGCTAAGACCATCTCCAAGACCACACCCATACTATGAAATACCAAAATGACTACTCTTCACTGGTTCATTCATAGTGATAGCTCCTCTAAGATGTAGCTTTTCTATTCAAGCTAATGATAGCACCTCTAAGATATGGCTTTTCTATGCTAATCATTCACCACTCATCCCACTTATTCAAGAAGTCATTCCACATCGATTCAGCAACTGAATCACGGAAGGCTGATGCAAGTTGTTCTTGTATAGGCATGCCCATGTGCATATCAGGCTGATCATCAGGATCAGGTAGTTCTTCAGTAATCCCACCTTCAACACTAGCAAATAACCAGTCATTTCTTTCCTCATGTCGGATAAGATTATGAATGACACATGCAGCAATAACTATATCTCTTTGCGTATGAAAAGCATATTGAGGCGCAAGTTTGAGAATGGGAAATCTTGTTTTCAGAACATCAAAAGACCTCCTAATGGCCTTTCGCAAGGATGAGTGCCTGTGGTTAAAGAGCTCCTTTGCATTCCTCGGTAATTGATTAGCACCTACATATTCATGTAGTTGGGAACGAATTCCATGATATGGAGCTATAAACCCTTCCATGTTCAAGTAACCCGAATCAACAAGATAGTACTTACCTGTATTATAGAAAAGATATACTCGGACAATAAGGTATTTCTAACCAATAAACATATCAAAGACAACACACATAtagcaaaaaataaatgatattcaCAACCTTCTGGTATTGGTGGAAAGTTCTGATCTGGATCATCAAGGACAGCCCTCAATACACGAGAATCTGCAGCTGACCCTTCCCAGCCAGGATAGATAAATATAAACTGGAGATCAAATGTACAAGCTGCTAGCACATTCTGCGACAAGTCGCCTTTCCAGTTACGAAAACGCGATTGATCTTTGGCTGGTACATGTGCAGGTATGTGCATGCCATCGATGACACCTATGCAATCCTGGAATGGATAGTGAGGTGGATTAACATACTGATATGCCTTCAAGTAATGGAAGAAAGTATTTATGTATAAACCTTAAAGTATGGGTAAAATCTACTGCTGGCAAGAATTTCTGGAGGAGTAGAGACTGGCGGTTGCTGAAGGAACTCGCGAGACAAGGACTTGATTGCCTTTAACACATTGTTAAAATGCCTGCTTATTGTTTCCCCAGAGTGCTGGAAACGCTCCTGTATTACTCGGTTACGTTCATTGTGGCCAACTATATTCAAGAATATAGCCAACTGCTCCTCTATCATAACACCCGATGTGTCCCGTAGCATGCCTCTCTGACGAAGGCTCTCCGATAACTTGAGGAAAACATGCTTATCCATCCGAAGCATTTCACGACTATAATCATCACATCCATTTAGTACTTCAGTCATAAACCCTTTACCAGCAGGAGATATACTTCGACGAGGCTGTTTAGTAATACTATTATAGTAATAGTAGCCAGCAGCTGCTGCAACAAGTTCCATCTCgtctaactccaaatcacagtCATCCATGTTGGCTTGTGTATCTGTATTACAACGATACAAATAGAACATGTGGAACATATACAATTCAGTAGCATACAAAGAAAACCACTCATAAATCATCTTTAACCAGTTTGGCAGcttattaaacaaaaaatatataaaataaaaaattccttCCCCATTTAAAGACAAGCTAAAAACAGAGGCATATATCATGTAGAAATTACTAAATCGTATGTCAACCCTACACACTAGAAGAAAGTTACCCAGTGGCCAACTATGCTATGGTAACAGAATCTAATAAAGGTCCTAAATAAAAGGGAAAGTTCAATTAAATATTCCGGACAGCTACACTAGAAGCATTAAAGCTGTTCAGTAGCCATGACAATCACTTTTCACTCTTCAAAGATATGAAAGTTTCTCCAGAGCTAGGATTTTTAAATAGATCCAGAAGTGAAAAAGTTGAGGTGATGATCAACATGTTgcatctcatctaaaacttctATGAAATTGCTAAAAGAAAACCGTTCCTCATTCTTCATTGTTGCAGTTGCCCACATCCTGGTGACACCAGTAGCCTTTACACCCTCTTCCAAAGACTGAAACCTGGTGCCGCAGTATGACAATATTAATGCCCATCCAACAGACATGACTGACCAAGGACTTGGGTCCCAAACTCCCAACTGCCTTTACTTTAACGCTAGTAATTCAATACTCTATTGTTGCCATACTACCCATATCAAATTCATAGACCAACATGCAAACACATACGAAATGTCAAATCGAAAAGAAAAATGTTATTTACCAACATCATTTATTTTACAAATGACGGTAAAGAAGAAGTTGGTGCCTATGTGGGTAAGATAAGCATAAACCTATATACCCACCTTATAAAAAAAAGCATGTTGCCCCTAAGCTTAAAACTCATTACCCCGACCTCCTTCATACCAAGATAAGTGTCTCCTTCACTCTGCAGCTTTGCATTACTACAGTACGATTTACACTAAATTGGGTGGTTTAGCTTTTGCAAGATAATTAGTAAGAATGAAAAAGAATTTATCGGTATAATTGCTACTAGAATTCACCCTGTGAAGGACAGTAAAGGGCATCAAAAAAAGTATTGTACATAGTAATCGAGTTTCTGTATAATCTTTAATcgttatataatttcatatttacgACCTTGATCAGGTCATGTGCGAGTAAAAAGCATTAGGTAATATAACCCATAAACCATCTTCTTCCAGTGACTTCTACTTATTAACAAGTGTTCTGCTTTAATGTGAGAGTAGGTCAGATTATTAGTAGTTAAGATTGTGAAAAATGATAAGAGGATGGCACTAGAACTACttaaacaaaaattcaaaattgtaaCCCAGCTGGGTGACCACAATCAGGCATGACAGAAATAGAGCTGTGTTGAAAACAAAAGATGAGCTGTATAGTAagaacaaaataatataatttcctAAAGATCTCCCATGGGAGGGGAAGatagggggagagagagagagagagctggggggagagggagggagagagagagagagagagagcgagggagggagggagagcgagggagggagagagagagagagagagagagagagagagagagagagagagagagagagagagagagagagagagagagctggggggagagggagagagagagagaacgcAATGAGGCCAAGAGGAGGCATGTCTTGTTAAAAGTTGTACTAGAAAAACCAATTTCAATACAATCTATACAAACCTGCAACAAACACTACGCACAGAGATCCTCCTATGTGTATAATGTGGGTGTAAATGAAGAAAACATCCAAGGAAATGAAACCCTAGAGATGAAACCTAAGCTATGTGCAAAGAAATAAATCGATGAAAGTGAATTATATACTCATATATCCCGAGCCAAAACAACTAAACTTTTCTTATGTATGTACCTTCCGATGATTTTCTGGCGAAAATTGGGTTCAGTCTCTTCCGGCGCCGCTGCTTCAGTGTTTTAATTGGGATTATTAGAGCATCTTCGATGGGCTCCTCAAACAAGCTCCTAACTCCAAAATTTAAAaggaaatgaaaaattagagctccaatgggctcttagtagctctttaaaaatttaagagcttgctctctctcttttcttttaaagagcatctaggtgcttctaactaatttttattgaataaaataatcacctATTTTTCTTTCTATCCACTTTTCTCTAATTCTCTCTCCAACTTTTCTCtcaaacaataataaaatatgagtttttttcgacaaaatgcaaattcactccattaaattaaaacaagtctagtcgggacagatccccaactgacaatgcaatcaggttaataaacaataaaacgagctaaacaaatagccgcattgtttccagactgcttaacacaATGAATCCAAtgattcttgaaattgaaaatgaatacaaaagcttctcgagtaatccagcctacatcaatcccgaaaatggtagcttcacaattgaccttcacaatagctccatggctgttgcggtgttcagacgactcagttgtaaaaactaagcaatgaggaacaagaatcctcgaataatgaacaactataatttgtgaaaggtgagcacatgcgatcaccaccgttccaagcataccccagctatctacatgccgggagccagcagcaagtataaagagcatggttggagtcgtcacgatattcaatgtattaacttactaggagccatatattatattattttttagagaagaagttaagagcaccattggagatgctcttagtctGCTGCCTTAAAACACCCTCACTTGTAATTTTTAatgactaagagcatctccaagagcctccttgttggcttctaaatataatataaaaaatgtggctcttagtaatttaggacaaagctaagagtgtaaactccaacaatactctctacatctcttctctatttcatattttattcatatattgggctccactataacaaaagagagggaaagatggaggttgattggagggaaggatttttttattgtgaaaaaataagttaggagccatgtggtggctcttaactttgaggagagaggagagagaaacaagagactcttaagatttaagagccacttaagagtctcttggagcaataTTTTGCTTCTCCcccctcaaatctcaagttaggagtctaaatgaagagcctcttggagatgctctaaaagcatctccaacgggctcctcaaacaagctcttaagtctaaattttaggaggatatgaaaaattaaagctccaatgggctcctagtaGCTCTTTAAAAATCTAAGAGCTtcctctctctcc of Daucus carota subsp. sativus chromosome 3, DH1 v3.0, whole genome shotgun sequence contains these proteins:
- the LOC108210942 gene encoding uncharacterized protein LOC108210942, whose protein sequence is MDDCDLELDEMELVAAAAGYYYYNSITKQPRRSISPAGKGFMTEVLNGCDDYSREMLRMDKHVFLKLSESLRQRGMLRDTSGVMIEEQLAIFLNIVGHNERNRVIQERFQHSGETISRHFNNVLKAIKSLSREFLQQPPVSTPPEILASSRFYPYFKDCIGVIDGMHIPAHVPAKDQSRFRNWKGDLSQNVLAACTFDLQFIFIYPGWEGSAADSRVLRAVLDDPDQNFPPIPEGKYYLVDSGYLNMEGFIAPYHGIRSQLHEYVGANQLPRNAKELFNHRHSSLRKAIRRSFDVLKTRFPILKLAPQYAFHTQRDIVIAACVIHNLIRHEERNDWLFASVEGGITEELPDPDDQPDMHMGMPIQEQLASAFRDSVAESMWNDFLNKWDEW